A region from the Papio anubis isolate 15944 chromosome 6, Panubis1.0, whole genome shotgun sequence genome encodes:
- the IL17A gene encoding interleukin-17A, producing the protein MTPGKTSLVLLLLLLSLEAIVKAGIAIPRNPGCPNSEDKNFPRTVMVNLNIHNRNTNTNPKRSSDYYNRSTSPWNLHRNEDPERYPSVIWEAKCRHLGCVNADGNVDYHMNSVPIQQEILVLRREPQHCPNSFRLEKILVSVGCTCVTPIVHHVA; encoded by the exons ATGACTCCTGGGAAGACCTCATTGGTG ctactgctgctgctgctgagccTGGAGGCCATAGTGAAGGCAGGAATAGCAATCCCACGAAATCCAGGATGCCCAAATTCTGAGGACAAGAACTTCCCCCGGACTGTGATGGTCAACCTGAACATCCATAACCGGAATACCAATACCAATCCCAAAAGGTCCTCAGATTACTACAACCGATCCACCTCACCTTGGAATCTCCA CCGCAATGAGGACCCTGAGAGATATCCCTCTGTGATCTGGGAGGCAAAATGCCGCCACTTGGGCTGCGTCAACGCTGATGGGAATGTGGACTACCACATGAACTCTGTCCCCATCCAGCAAGAGATCCTGGTCCTGCGCAGGGAGCCTCAGCACTGCCCCAACTCCTTCCGGCTGGAGAAGATACTGGTGTCCGTGGGCTGCACCTGCGTCACCCCCATTGTCCACCATGTAGCCTAA